A segment of the Paracoccus suum genome:
ACGATGTCGCCAGCGAGCCGAAACCCACCGCCATCGACCTGCGGGCCGAATTCGAAACCTCGGGCGTGCGCGAGGTGCTGGAGGAACTGGACGCCGAGCTGATCGGCCTCGAGCCGGTCAAGCAGCGCATCCGCGAGACGGCGGCCCTGCTGCTTGTCGACCGCGCGCGCAAGGCGCTGGGGCTCGCCCATGACACGCCGACGCTGCACATGTCCTTCACCGGCAATCCCGGCACCGGCAAGACCACCGTCGCGCAAAAGATGGCCGGGCTGCTGCATCGCCTCGGCTATGTGCGCAGGGGTCACCTGGTCAGCGTCACCCGCGACGATCTGGTCGGCCAGTACATCGGCCACACCGCGCCCAAGACCAAGGAGGTGATGAAGCGCGCCATGGGGGGCGTTTTGTTCATCGACGAGGCCTATTACCTCTATCGCCCCGACAACGAGCGCGATTACGGCCAGGAAGCGATCGAGATCCTGCTGCAGGTGATGGAAAACAACCGCGACGATCTGGTGGTCATCATGGCGGGATATGCCGACCGGATGGACCGGTTCTTTTCCGCCAATCCCGGTTTTCGCTCGCGGATCGCCCATCACATCGACTTTCCCGACTACAGCGACGGCGAGTTGGGCGAGATTTCCGAAAAGATGCTGGAATCGCAGGGTTATGTCTTTGACGCCGCCGCCCGCCGCGCAATGGACGAATATGTCGCCCTGCGCCGCCAGCAGCCGCATTTCGCCAATGCCCGCTCGATACGCAACGCGCTTGACCGGGCGCGGCTGCGCCAGGCGAACCGATTGTTCGAAGGGCGCGCCCCGGTTGACGCCGCCGCCCTGTCGACCATAACCGAGGCCGATCTGCGGGCCAGCCGGGTATTCTCGGGCGGGCTCGACCCGGATGGCAACCGCGCGAGGGACCAATGAGCTTTGACCGTTCCATCAAGATCGCCCCGTCGATCCTCAGCGCAGACTTCGCCGACTTCGGGGCCGAGATCCGCGCGGTCGAGGCGCAGGGCGCCGACTGGGTGCATGTCGACGTCATGGACGGACACTTCGTGCCCAACATCACGTTTGGCCCGCCCGCGGTCGCCGCGTTTCGCAAGCATGTCGGCACCGTCATGGACGTGCATCTGATGATCGCGCCCGTCGATCCCTATATCGACGCCTTCGCCAAGGCGGGCGCCGACATCATCACCGCCCATGTCGAGGCTGGCCCGCACATCCACCGCACCTTGCAGGCGATCCGCGCCGCGGGCTGCAAGGCCGGCGTCGCGCTGAACCCCGGCACCCCGGCCGAGTCGGTGGCCGAGGTGCTGGACATCGCCGATCTGGTTTGCGTGATGACGGTGAACCCCGGCTTCGGCGGGCAGAAGTTCATCGACATGACCGGCAAGGTCCGCCGCCTGCGCGAGATGATCGGCGACCGGCCTGTCCATATCGAAATCGACGGCGGCGTCGATCCGACGACTGCCCCGCTGCTCGCCAAGGCCGGCGCTGACGTGCTGGTCGCCGGCAGCGCGGTGTTCCGCGGCGGCTCGGTCAGCAACAGCGCACCCTATGGCGACAACATCCGTGCCATCCGCCGCGCGGCCGAGGAGGCGGTGGGACTTTATGCCTGAGGCCCTTATCTTTGATGTCGACGGCACCCTTGCCGAGACCGAGGAAACCCACCGCGCCGCCTTCAACGAGGCTTTTGCGGCGGCCGGCCTCGACTGGCATTGGGACGTTGCCCGGTACCAGTCGCTGCTCGAGACGGCGGGCGGCAAGGAGCGTATCGCCCGCTATGTCGCCGAGGAGGGGCTGCCCGCCCCGGACATCGCTGCCCTGCACCGCGACAAGACCCACCGCTACGCGATGATGATCGCCGCGGGCCACATCGCGCCGCGGCCCGGCATCACCCGCCTCGTGGCCGAGGCGCGGCGCGCCGGCTGGCGTCTGGGCATTGCCACGACGACGAGTCGCCCCAATATCGACGCGCTTTCCCTGGCGCTGTTCCAGCGGCCGGCCGACGAAGTCTTCGATGCCATCGCCGCCGGTGACGAGGTGCCCGCGAAAAAGCCCGCGCCCGATGTTTATCAACTGGCGCTGCAGCGCCTCGGGGTGGCAACGCAGGATGCCGCGGCGGTCGAGGATTCCTTCGCCGGCCTTTGTGCCGCTCGCGCCGCGGGCCTCGCCTGCGTGGTCGCGCCGGGCCGCTATACCACGTATCAGGACCTGTCCGGGGCTGACCTGTTGCTGGAGGATCTGGGCGATCTGCGCATTGCCGACATCGCCACGCTGATCCGGGTGCAGGCATGAGCGTCATCTTTGACCTCGATGGCACGCTGGTCGACAGCGCGCCCGACATGCACGCCGCGATGAACCGCGTCCTCGCGGCGCAGGGCCATGCACAGATGCCGCTCGAACAGGTGCGCGGCTTTATCGGGAACGGTGTTCCGACGCTGGTGCGCCGCACCATCGCCTCGGCGGGTGCGGCCGAGGATTGCTATGACCGCTGGCACGACGACTACATGGCGGCCTATGCCGAGGGGATCTGCGAGACGACCGTCACCTATGACGGCATGATCGCCGCGCTCGACGATCTGTCTGCTGCCGGCCATCGCCTCGGGGTCTGCACCAACAAACCCCAGGCGTTGTCCGACGCGTTGCTGGCCGCGCTTGGTCTGGCAGGCCGGTTCGACGCCGTTCTGGGCGGCGATACCACTTTCGGCCGCAAGCCCGACCCGCAAGGACTGATCGAGGTCGCGCGGCGGCTGGGCGGCGGCCCGATGATCATGGTCGGCGACAGCCCGGCCGACGCGGGTGCCGCGCGGTCGGCCGGGATGCCGATCCTGCTTTATACCGGCGGCTACCGCGACCTGAGCGTCGAGGCGATTGCCCCGGACGCGGCCTTCGACCACTGGTCGGAACTGCCCGCCCTGATCGCTGCCCGGCTTTAATCCGGGGCGCGCAGGACCGGGGTAAAGCACAGCACTTCGGCCTCGGCCGCCGCGCTTTGCAGGTCGCGCGCGAAAGCATTGTTGAACTCGGCCGAGCGGAAAACCTCGGCGCGCTCGCCACTGGTCTGACGCATGGCGAGGACGGTCTCGGCCGCCACATATCGCTTGTAGGGCAGCACCGAGGCGATGTGGTCGATCGCGCAGGAACATTCCGACAGCGCCTGCCGGGTCTGCCCGTTGGCGGCCATGCAGGTAAAGACATAGTCCGCCCGCGCCTCGGTCGGGTAATCGTTCAGCGCAGCCGCGGGGTCCGCGCCGAGCGCTGTCATCAGGGCGAGCGCGATCATGGCGCCACCCGGGTCAAACGCAGGGCGTAGCCCGGGGCCGTTGCGGCAAGGGCGGCGATGGGCAGGGAGGGATCGGGCGCGAGGTCGATGGTCAGGCTGAGCGCGTCAAAGCCGCGCATCCTCGCCGCGTTGGGATCGCCTGCGAGCGGCCGAAGCGTGACACGCTGCGCGCTCCCTTGCGTGGCCGAGCCTTCCGGCGCGCTACCGGTGGCGCTTGAGTCGCCCTTTGTGCCACCATCCGCCGGCGCAGCGCCGGTTGCACCGCTCGCCTCAGTCGCACCAACCGCTGGCGCGGCGCCCACTTCGCCACCCTTACGCATCGCGTCCTTGAACCGGTTGCGGATGTAATCCGGATTGCCGCCGGCCAGTGCCGAAACATTCCGAGTCGCGGATTCCAGGAAATAGACCAGCACCGGGTCCATGCCATTGGCCGGGTAGCGCCCGACGACTCGCTCGGTCCCGCTCGCGGTCTCGCGCATCTCCAGCATCGGATCGCCGCCGTCCGGATCGGTCACCGGAACGACCGAAAGCAGCCCGTCCGCCAGCGGCGCAAAGCCTGCGGCCGCCTTGCCCTCGCGCACCAGCCGCCAGGCCAGCGGGGCCTTTGCCGCTGCCCCGGCGAGGTCGCGGTCCGCAAAGATCAGCCGGTCGCTCTGCGACGCCTTGTCGGGCAGGCTGGCCCCGCCGGTTGCCAGCACGGCCGCCGCCATCGCGGCTGCCATCACGGCCTTGCGCATCATGAACGCCTCCCCCCTGACTTGTACCTCCAGCCTGCCACGCCGGGACGGCTCCGGGAAGGGCATCCCCCCTCCCCCCTTGGTCGCAGACGCGCGGGATCAGCGTTGGGCCATGATCGCGCCGGCGATGGCGTGGCGCAGCGCCTCTGCCGTCACCGGCTTCAGCAGCAGCGGCACGTCGAGGCGACCGCAGGCGCGCGCTACCTCGGCTGAATCATGGGCCGTGACCATCAGCGCCGGGACGGGCCCCAGCCGCTCGCGTAGCGCGGCGATGGCAAAAAGGCCGGTGTCGCCGTGATCGAGCTGGTAATCGGCAATCACGATATCGGGCCGCAGGCCGGGGTTGGCGTCCAGCACCGCCTCGGCCTCGGCGCTTGAGGCCGCGACATGAACCGTCATGCCCGCCCGGTCACGCAGCTGGATCGCATAGGCGCGCTGCAGGCTGGGGTCATTCTCGATCAGGATCGCGCTGAGGCCGGTCAGGACAGGCGTTTGCGCACTCGGCTGTGGCGCCGTCGCCCAACCGCCTACCGGCGGCGGATCGGCGGCGTTCTGCACCAGCGGCAGGCCGACGCGGAACAGCGTGCCTCGTCCGGGCAGGCTGTCCAGATGGATGGGATGGCCCAGCTTCGCGCAAGCTCGCCGCACGATGGCAAGGCCGAGGCCCATGCCCGGCGCCGCCCCCTCGCCCGGGCCGCGCTGGAACTCGTCAAAGATCCGCGCCCGGTCGTCAGCCGCGATGCCGATGCCGCTGTCACGC
Coding sequences within it:
- the gph gene encoding phosphoglycolate phosphatase (PGP is an essential enzyme in the glycolate salvage pathway in higher organisms (photorespiration in plants). Phosphoglycolate results from the oxidase activity of RubisCO in the Calvin cycle when concentrations of carbon dioxide are low relative to oxygen. This enzyme is a member of the Haloacid Dehalogenase (HAD) superfamily of aspartate-nucleophile hydrolase enzymes (PF00702).) gives rise to the protein MSVIFDLDGTLVDSAPDMHAAMNRVLAAQGHAQMPLEQVRGFIGNGVPTLVRRTIASAGAAEDCYDRWHDDYMAAYAEGICETTVTYDGMIAALDDLSAAGHRLGVCTNKPQALSDALLAALGLAGRFDAVLGGDTTFGRKPDPQGLIEVARRLGGGPMIMVGDSPADAGAARSAGMPILLYTGGYRDLSVEAIAPDAAFDHWSELPALIAARL
- the cbbX gene encoding CbbX protein; the protein is MDDVASEPKPTAIDLRAEFETSGVREVLEELDAELIGLEPVKQRIRETAALLLVDRARKALGLAHDTPTLHMSFTGNPGTGKTTVAQKMAGLLHRLGYVRRGHLVSVTRDDLVGQYIGHTAPKTKEVMKRAMGGVLFIDEAYYLYRPDNERDYGQEAIEILLQVMENNRDDLVVIMAGYADRMDRFFSANPGFRSRIAHHIDFPDYSDGELGEISEKMLESQGYVFDAAARRAMDEYVALRRQQPHFANARSIRNALDRARLRQANRLFEGRAPVDAAALSTITEADLRASRVFSGGLDPDGNRARDQ
- the rpe gene encoding ribulose-phosphate 3-epimerase, translating into MSFDRSIKIAPSILSADFADFGAEIRAVEAQGADWVHVDVMDGHFVPNITFGPPAVAAFRKHVGTVMDVHLMIAPVDPYIDAFAKAGADIITAHVEAGPHIHRTLQAIRAAGCKAGVALNPGTPAESVAEVLDIADLVCVMTVNPGFGGQKFIDMTGKVRRLREMIGDRPVHIEIDGGVDPTTAPLLAKAGADVLVAGSAVFRGGSVSNSAPYGDNIRAIRRAAEEAVGLYA
- a CDS encoding HAD-IA family hydrolase; the protein is MPEALIFDVDGTLAETEETHRAAFNEAFAAAGLDWHWDVARYQSLLETAGGKERIARYVAEEGLPAPDIAALHRDKTHRYAMMIAAGHIAPRPGITRLVAEARRAGWRLGIATTTSRPNIDALSLALFQRPADEVFDAIAAGDEVPAKKPAPDVYQLALQRLGVATQDAAAVEDSFAGLCAARAAGLACVVAPGRYTTYQDLSGADLLLEDLGDLRIADIATLIRVQA